CGCGGGTGAAGATGTCGCGGCCGGATGCGTCGGTGCCGAACCAGTGCTCGAAAGACGGTGGCTTGAGCGGGTGCTCGATGTCGGTGTCGTACGGCGTGGCACTGGTGAAGGCGCCGGGCGCGACCGCCCAGGCCAGCATGAGCACCAGGAAGGCCGTGGCCAGGATGACCCCGGGGCGCACCCGCCGCGGCGGCGCCGAGGTGGAGCTGGGGGACATGGTGATGGTCATCGGGTCCTCCTCAGCCTCGGGTCGACGCGCACGAAGCCGAGGTCGACCAGCAGATTGGCCAGCACATAGACCGCGGCCACGAACAGCGTCACCCCGATCACCACCGGCATGTCCTTGCTCGTGACCGCGTCGACCAGGACCCGACCCAAACCGGGCCGTACGAACACCGATTCGACGATCACCGCGGTCGAGAACAGCGATCCCAGCGCCCACCCCGACAACGTCAGCCCAGGCAGGATCGCGTGCCGCAGCGCGTGACGCCAGCGCACACCCCAGTCGCTCATACCACGGGCACGTGCCGTTACCGAGAACGGCTGCTCCATGGCCGACGAGAACTCGTCGCGGGTGACCTGTCCGAGGTAGCCGGCCAACGGCAGCGCCAATGTCAGCGCGGGCAGGATCAGCCCCTCGATGTCGTCGCCCCCGATCACCGGCAGCAGCCGCAACTGAATCGCGAAGATGACCAGAAGCACGATGCCCAACCAGTATTGAGGTAAGGCGGCCAGGAAGATCTCCAGGGCCGAACCGACGCTCGTCACCCAGCGGGACCGGTGCGCGGTCAGCAGCGTGACCGTCACCGCGATCACCCACGCCGTCACGAGCGACACCAGTGTCAAGGTCAGGGTCGGCCCGAGGTGATCGCCGATGATGTCGGCCACGGGTTGCTTGAGGATGTAGGACGTACCGAGGTCACCGTGTGCCAAGCCGCCGAGGAAGTGCAGATACTGCACGATGGCGGCCTCGTCGAAGCCGTATTGCGCACGCACGGCGGCCAGCTGCTCGGGTGAGGGACGGGCCCCCGCGCCGCCGAGGATTGTCTGCGCGGGATCACCGGGCATCAATTGCTGGGCGAGGAACGTCAAAGTGGCTGCACCCCACAGCACGCCGATCACGCCGACGATACGGACAAGCGCACGCCGCACCCCGGGTGGGATGCGGCGGACGCCGGATACGGCCGAACTCACGGCGCCAACCAGGCGTCGTGCAGCACCGGCTCGCCCTCGGACGGCTCGATCCAGACGTCCTTGAGCTTCTTGTGGGCGACCAGGCGCGTCAGCACCGGGTACAGGCCAAGCTGGTAGGCCTCGTCGGCGACGATGTCCTGGGTCTGGCCGTAAAGACGTTCCTGCTCAGCGGTATCCGTGGTGGCAGCGGCCGCGCGGACCAACTCGTCGATTCTCGGGTTCTCGACCCAGCTCATGTTGTTACCGGGCGCGGCCTTGAGTGAGTCCGACGAGAACACGATCGACAGTACGGCCGGGGTGGGACTGTTCCAATAGGCACCGGTCAGCCCGTCATAGGCGTTCTTGTCGGAGAACGCGGCGAAGTACTGGTCCTGTGGCAGCGGCCTGAGCACGACGTCGAAGCCGATCTCCTTCTCCGCGGACTGGATGTTCTGGAACAGCGTCACATCCGCGGGCGGCGTGTCTCCCGGGTCTGCCGAATACACCAGTTCGGCGGTCAGCCGCTTGCCGTCTTTGGTGCGGTAACCCTCGGCGTCGCGCTGCGTCCAACCGGCCTCGTCGAGCAGCTTGTCTGCCGTGTTCTTGTCGTAGGAGTAGAAGCTGGGCAGGTCCTTGTAGTACGGCGTGGTCGTCGAGATCGGGCCGTGTTCCCATTCGTAGACACCGAGATATGCGCTCTTCACGGCAGCCTCGGCATTGGAGCCGTGGATGAACGCCTGGCGCACCTTGGTGTCGTTGAACGGCGCACGAGAGGTGTTGAGCGCAATACCATTCGGCAGACCCGTGTGGGTGAACTCCTGCGTCGCAAGGTTCGGGTCGGCCTTGAGCGCCGCGACCTGCTGTGGCGGCGGGTTGAAGATGATGTCGGCGTCGCGGCCCTGCACGGCGGCGGCGCGGACCGAGCCGTCCTCGATGAACTTCCAGCTGATGTGGTCGAGGTAGGCCGGGCCCTGGTGCTTGGCGTCGGCAGGCGCCGAGTTGTAGTCGGGGTTGCGGTCGAGTTCGACACTCTGACCGCGATTCCAGGCCTTGACGACGAACGGTCCGGTGCCCACCGGCGACTGGCAGTTCTGCTCGAGCCCGCGCGCCATGGCCTTCGGCGACTGGATACCGAAGAATGCCTGTGAGAGCACAGGCAGCAGAGCCGAATACGGCGTCTTGAGCCTGAGCTCGAATGTCGCCGGGTCGACAGCGCGCGAGCTTTCGTAGTAGGGCCGCAGATAACCGGCGTCTGTGGCCGATTCGGTCGCCGGGTCGAGGATGTGCTCGAAGTTCGCCTTGACAGCCTCGGCGTCCAGCGGGGTGCCGTCGTGGAACTTCACCCCCTGCTTGATCGCGAAGGTGTAGGTCAGGCCGTCGGGGGAGACCTCCCACGACTCGGCGAGCCATGGCACCACCGAGCCGTCGGGTCGCTCGGAGACCAGGCTGTCCAGGTACTGGCGCGCGACGTAGGTTTGCGGCATGTCGCCGAAGTTGTGTGGATCCAGGCACGTGGGTTCGCGGTCGGTCGCGTACACGATGGAGCCCCCGCTCACCGGGTTCCCATCGGATGCGGACTCGTCGACGCCGCCGGAACCACCGCAACCCGCGAGGGTAAGGGCGGCGACGAGCGCGAGCGAGCCGGGAACGGCACGGCGATATGGAGTTCGGATCACTGACTGGTCTTTCGATCGACGGAGCCGATGTCACCGGTGCGGTCGGGACGCGTCCGGTGGGCACGCGGATGTTGATGACCGCGTCATATTGCCGTAAGGCTTCTTACGGAAATAGCGATCGAATCAGCGCGATTCTTTTCGTTCCGGCAACTGCCCCGCGGCTTTTCGCGGCTCAGCGCGATGAGCGCCACACCGCATCGCGCGGAGTGGCCGGCACGTCAGGAGGGCCGCGTCACGAGAGCCACGTCAGAACGGTGTCCCCGGAGGCGGGGGCGGCGGAGGGGCCGGCGGAGGAGGTGGCGGTGGTGGCGGCGGTGGGCCCGGGATCGTGATCGGGGGCAACCCGGGGATCAACACGACGTTGGGCGGCGGAGGCGGTCCCCCGGGTGGGGGCGGCGGCGCCTCGGGCGGTCGCACCACGACCGGTGGCGGTACGTAACCCGTGCTGGTGTTGATCGTGATGACCGATCCCGGTATGGTCCGTCCGCTCGGCGTGGTGCCGACGACGGTGCCTCTGGTCGCGGAACTGTTGACCGGCGTGGGGTATTCGGCGACCTGGAATCCCGCTTCCTGCAACTTCTTGCGGGCCGCGTCGAGTTTCAGCCCGGTCACGCTGGGCACCTGGCTGCCCGGACCGCCCTCGACGTAACGCGGGTCGGTGGGTGGCATCGATATCGGACCGAAGTGCTCGGCGACGGGCTTCATCGCCCGGTACCACGTCAGTGCGGGCTCCGTACCGCCGTACAGGTCGCCGTCGCCGCACTTGCGGAGCGGATATGAACACAGACCGGACGGCGTGGAGGAGTCGTCGAAAATGTAATTCGCCGCGGCATATTGGTTGGTGAAGCCGAGGAACGCCGAGGAGCGGTGCGACTCGGTGGTGCCGGTCTTGCCCGACATCGGCAGCGTCCACCCCACCGAAGACGCTGCACCCGTTGCGGTTCCGCCCGTATGGTCTTTCCCCAGCGCGTTGGCCATCGTGTTGGCGAGTCCTTCCGGCACGGCCTGCTCGCACGGCACGGTCTCGACGCCCACTTCTTTGCCGTTGCGGTCGAAAACCTTGTCGATCGGTGTCGGTGGACACCACACGCCGCCCGAGGCCAGGGTCGCGCCCACATTGGACAGTTCGAGGGCGTTGAGCTCGAGCGGCCCGAGGGTGAACGATCCGATGTTCTGCCGCTTCACATAGTCGGCGATGCTCTCGCCCGAATTGTCGGTGTACGCCGCGGCGCTGCCCGGTTCGGCGTAGGACCGCAACCCCAGCCGGACCGCCATGTCGACCGCGCGAGGCACCCCGATCTGCGAGATCAGTTTGGCGAATGCGGTGTTGGGGGACTGGGCCAGCGCATCGGTGACGTTCATCGGACTGCCGTAGGCCCGGGCGTTCTTCACGCACCAGGTCT
This genomic window from Mycolicibacterium goodii contains:
- a CDS encoding ABC transporter permease, whose translation is MSSAVSGVRRIPPGVRRALVRIVGVIGVLWGAATLTFLAQQLMPGDPAQTILGGAGARPSPEQLAAVRAQYGFDEAAIVQYLHFLGGLAHGDLGTSYILKQPVADIIGDHLGPTLTLTLVSLVTAWVIAVTVTLLTAHRSRWVTSVGSALEIFLAALPQYWLGIVLLVIFAIQLRLLPVIGGDDIEGLILPALTLALPLAGYLGQVTRDEFSSAMEQPFSVTARARGMSDWGVRWRHALRHAILPGLTLSGWALGSLFSTAVIVESVFVRPGLGRVLVDAVTSKDMPVVIGVTLFVAAVYVLANLLVDLGFVRVDPRLRRTR
- a CDS encoding ABC transporter substrate-binding protein; the encoded protein is MIRTPYRRAVPGSLALVAALTLAGCGGSGGVDESASDGNPVSGGSIVYATDREPTCLDPHNFGDMPQTYVARQYLDSLVSERPDGSVVPWLAESWEVSPDGLTYTFAIKQGVKFHDGTPLDAEAVKANFEHILDPATESATDAGYLRPYYESSRAVDPATFELRLKTPYSALLPVLSQAFFGIQSPKAMARGLEQNCQSPVGTGPFVVKAWNRGQSVELDRNPDYNSAPADAKHQGPAYLDHISWKFIEDGSVRAAAVQGRDADIIFNPPPQQVAALKADPNLATQEFTHTGLPNGIALNTSRAPFNDTKVRQAFIHGSNAEAAVKSAYLGVYEWEHGPISTTTPYYKDLPSFYSYDKNTADKLLDEAGWTQRDAEGYRTKDGKRLTAELVYSADPGDTPPADVTLFQNIQSAEKEIGFDVVLRPLPQDQYFAAFSDKNAYDGLTGAYWNSPTPAVLSIVFSSDSLKAAPGNNMSWVENPRIDELVRAAAATTDTAEQERLYGQTQDIVADEAYQLGLYPVLTRLVAHKKLKDVWIEPSEGEPVLHDAWLAP